A region of Paractinoplanes abujensis DNA encodes the following proteins:
- a CDS encoding DUF4190 domain-containing protein, producing MNPQNYPPYPEPPIAPPPPPPMKPAWNGKTNGFSIAALTLSLFGCTGLLSIVFGFIGLTQSRRNGDKRGRLFAIIALSICALWITAIATAVVVAVVRDAADGPDRDAAGAIRGERSIRLADLRPGDCAKDLEEQRGTRVDVLPCTSAHSSEVFATFELPASGDTQERAEAGCEQRFQAYAGKKRPEDAPYFLFTARLSDVTSSTTDHGVLCFAHRLSGTSTGSIRD from the coding sequence GTGAATCCGCAGAATTACCCGCCGTATCCCGAGCCCCCGATCGCCCCGCCGCCACCACCACCGATGAAGCCGGCCTGGAACGGCAAGACGAACGGTTTCTCGATCGCGGCGCTCACGCTGTCGTTGTTCGGATGCACGGGTCTGCTCAGCATCGTCTTCGGCTTCATCGGCCTGACCCAGAGCCGGCGCAACGGCGACAAGCGCGGCCGGCTCTTCGCGATCATCGCCCTGAGCATTTGCGCACTCTGGATCACCGCCATCGCCACGGCCGTCGTCGTGGCCGTGGTCCGCGACGCGGCGGATGGCCCCGACCGCGACGCCGCCGGCGCCATCCGCGGTGAACGGTCCATCCGGCTGGCCGATCTGCGCCCCGGCGACTGCGCGAAAGACCTGGAGGAGCAGCGCGGCACCCGGGTCGACGTGCTGCCGTGCACGTCGGCGCACAGCAGCGAGGTGTTCGCGACCTTCGAGCTGCCCGCTTCCGGCGACACCCAGGAACGGGCCGAGGCCGGGTGCGAGCAGCGGTTCCAGGCGTACGCGGGGAAGAAGCGGCCGGAAGACGCGCCCTACTTCCTGTTCACCGCGCGCCTTTCGGACGTCACCAGCAGCACGACCGACCACGGTGTCCTCTGTTTCGCCCATCGCCTGAGCGGCACGTCCACCGGGTCCATCCGCGACTGA
- a CDS encoding glycosyltransferase, which translates to MRKVAIWRSALISASETFIRNQADSLGRWEPVYVGATKTASTLARDTDITLFRAQRDHDFLRLRLLGSSPVLRRALTDLRPDLVHAHFGGDGWLVSGEAARAGIPLLVTLHGHDVTRQPESTGAKGVRYRRNLRTVFARAAGLIAVSEVIRQRAIGWGADPAKVRVHHTGVPIPAAVPTGPKRWDVAFVGRFVEKKGADDLLAALATLDAPKAVFIGDGPRLEEMREYARSLRVDATFLGAQPAAEVYRLLGESRVVAAPSRTAADGDSEGLPTTVVEAMALGLPVVSTRHSGIPEAVADGTTGLLGAEGDREALAANLRKLLGDQDLQTAYGTAARARAEAEFDVVKQSRRLEDVYDSVAGQRS; encoded by the coding sequence ATGCGTAAGGTCGCCATCTGGCGCAGCGCGCTGATCTCGGCCTCGGAGACGTTCATCCGCAACCAGGCCGATTCGCTGGGCCGCTGGGAACCGGTTTACGTGGGCGCGACGAAGACTGCCTCGACGCTGGCGCGCGACACCGACATCACGCTGTTCCGCGCGCAACGCGACCACGACTTCCTGCGGTTGCGGCTGCTCGGCAGTTCCCCGGTGCTCCGGCGGGCGCTGACCGATCTGCGGCCGGATCTCGTGCACGCGCATTTCGGCGGCGACGGCTGGCTGGTCAGCGGGGAAGCCGCCCGGGCCGGGATTCCGCTGCTCGTCACGCTGCACGGCCACGACGTCACGCGGCAGCCCGAGAGCACCGGGGCCAAGGGTGTGCGTTATCGGCGCAACTTGCGCACGGTGTTCGCGCGGGCGGCCGGGCTGATCGCGGTGTCCGAGGTCATCCGGCAACGCGCGATCGGCTGGGGCGCCGACCCGGCCAAGGTGCGCGTGCACCACACGGGTGTCCCGATCCCGGCCGCGGTGCCCACCGGCCCCAAGCGGTGGGATGTGGCGTTCGTCGGCCGGTTCGTCGAGAAGAAGGGCGCCGACGACCTGCTGGCCGCGCTGGCCACGCTGGACGCGCCCAAGGCCGTGTTCATCGGCGACGGTCCCCGGCTGGAGGAGATGCGCGAATATGCGCGTTCGTTGCGCGTCGACGCGACGTTTCTGGGCGCGCAGCCCGCCGCTGAGGTGTATCGGCTGCTCGGCGAGTCCCGGGTGGTGGCCGCCCCTTCCCGTACGGCGGCCGACGGCGACAGCGAAGGCCTGCCGACCACTGTCGTCGAGGCGATGGCGCTCGGCCTGCCCGTGGTCTCGACCCGGCACAGCGGCATCCCCGAGGCGGTCGCCGACGGCACCACGGGCCTGCTGGGCGCCGAGGGCGACCGGGAGGCGCTCGCCGCCAACCTGCGCAAACTTCTCGGCGATCAAGACCTGCAAACCGCTTACGGTACGGCGGCCCGTGCGCGCGCCGAGGCCGAGTTCGACGTCGTGAAGCAGAGCCGGCGCCTGGAGGACGTGTACGACTCGGTCGCAGGGCAGCGCAGCTAG
- a CDS encoding glycosyltransferase family 2 protein produces the protein MDVSVVIPTCNRPELATRAVRSALGQTHRSLEVVVVIDGPDEATVSALREIDDDRLRVLVLPERGKAPNARNQGVRVAEGTWVALLDDDDEWLPGKIEAQLALAATATKAFPVVATRMISRTPRSDTVMPRRLPEPGEPLSEYLTVRRGLFYGDGFIQTSTIMAPAELLRRVPFTVGLRRQQELDWTLRALQHDDVELLYAAEPLVLWHQDENRERISLQNPWEEQLAWVRQSRHLFTPRAYAAVTMSVISSMAAPTRSPKVFRELLTEARTNGRPGALDYVTFLQIWALPPTVRHRVRDLVVGKKAHA, from the coding sequence ATGGACGTCAGCGTCGTCATTCCGACGTGCAACCGCCCGGAGCTGGCCACCCGTGCGGTGCGCAGCGCGCTCGGGCAGACGCACCGCAGCCTCGAGGTCGTCGTCGTGATCGACGGGCCCGACGAAGCCACGGTCAGCGCGCTGCGGGAGATCGACGACGACCGCCTCCGGGTGCTGGTGCTGCCCGAGCGCGGCAAGGCCCCGAACGCCCGCAACCAGGGCGTCCGGGTCGCCGAGGGCACCTGGGTGGCCCTGCTCGACGACGACGACGAGTGGCTGCCGGGCAAGATCGAGGCGCAGCTCGCGCTGGCCGCGACGGCGACCAAGGCCTTCCCCGTCGTCGCCACCCGCATGATCAGCCGGACGCCGCGGTCCGACACCGTGATGCCGCGCCGGTTGCCCGAGCCGGGTGAGCCGCTCAGCGAATATCTGACTGTGCGCCGGGGGCTGTTCTACGGCGACGGCTTCATCCAGACGTCCACCATCATGGCGCCGGCCGAGCTGCTGCGCCGCGTCCCGTTCACCGTGGGGCTGCGCCGCCAGCAGGAGCTCGACTGGACGTTGCGCGCGCTGCAGCACGACGACGTCGAGCTGCTCTACGCCGCGGAACCGCTCGTGCTGTGGCACCAGGACGAGAACCGCGAACGGATCAGCCTGCAGAACCCGTGGGAGGAGCAACTCGCCTGGGTCCGGCAGAGCCGCCACCTGTTCACCCCGCGCGCGTACGCTGCCGTCACGATGAGCGTGATCAGCTCGATGGCCGCACCGACGCGCAGTCCCAAGGTGTTCCGTGAGCTGCTGACCGAGGCGCGCACCAACGGCCGTCCGGGTGCGCTCGACTACGTCACCTTCCTGCAGATCTGGGCGCTGCCGCCCACCGTCCGGCACCGCGTACGGGATCTGGTCGTGGGGAAGAAGGCGCATGCGTAA
- a CDS encoding MEDS domain-containing protein encodes MALLDRLELGDHICWTVDDDDTRQDEIAGILHDGLLSRHKVVYSGDDPAPVLSRLERRGVAIRAALRSGQLTAATPESSYLAGGSFDADGTLAHWQVEKARCRAEGYLGLRVVGDMNWALRQVPGADRLEWYEQRCNTVFADGYVMGVCAYDRRVFDPVHLRRLALAHPGAAGPLLPFDPETSLRIRRTDQPYGLWLSGEADMSNRHALRAMIEEVFVTRDGEPIVTLDVTALRFADTAAARVLLNAAATLGPLHVVGCTPVLVRLLLFLGAEEIPGLVVTSGY; translated from the coding sequence GTGGCGCTGCTCGACCGCCTCGAGCTCGGAGATCACATCTGCTGGACCGTCGACGACGACGACACCCGGCAGGACGAGATCGCCGGCATCCTGCACGACGGGCTGCTCTCCCGGCACAAAGTCGTCTACTCCGGCGACGACCCCGCCCCGGTCCTGTCCCGGCTCGAACGGCGCGGCGTCGCGATCCGGGCCGCCCTCCGATCGGGGCAGCTGACCGCGGCCACCCCCGAGAGCAGCTATTTGGCCGGGGGCTCGTTCGACGCCGACGGCACACTCGCGCACTGGCAGGTCGAGAAGGCCCGCTGCCGGGCCGAGGGATACCTGGGGTTGCGCGTCGTCGGCGACATGAACTGGGCGCTGCGTCAGGTGCCGGGCGCCGACCGGCTCGAATGGTACGAGCAACGCTGCAACACCGTGTTCGCCGACGGCTACGTGATGGGCGTCTGCGCGTACGACCGCAGGGTTTTCGACCCCGTGCACCTGCGCCGGCTCGCCCTGGCGCATCCCGGGGCGGCCGGCCCGTTGCTGCCCTTCGACCCCGAGACCTCACTGCGGATCCGGCGGACCGACCAGCCGTACGGGTTGTGGCTCTCCGGCGAAGCCGACATGTCCAACCGGCACGCCCTCCGGGCCATGATCGAAGAGGTCTTCGTGACCCGGGACGGCGAGCCGATCGTCACGCTCGACGTCACCGCGCTCCGGTTCGCCGACACCGCCGCGGCCCGCGTGCTGCTCAACGCCGCCGCCACCCTCGGACCGCTGCACGTCGTGGGCTGCACCCCCGTGCTCGTCCGGTTGCTGCTCTTCCTCGGCGCCGAGGAGATCCCCGGCCTGGTCGTGACGTCAGGCTACTGA
- a CDS encoding NADAR family protein, which translates to MSVMARSVDDLSEYAARNRVKYLFFWGHQPERDGSVGSGCLSQWWPARFTADGHSFASAEHYMMWRKATLFGDDAMAARILAAPHPKVAKALGGRVTPFRQPEWDEHRYQIVVAGNLAKFGQDDELRDYLLTTGERVLVEASPLDRIWGIGLGRDDPRAADPRRWRGTNLLGFALMDVRESLRGQ; encoded by the coding sequence ATGTCTGTCATGGCCCGCAGCGTCGACGACCTGTCCGAGTACGCCGCCCGTAACCGGGTGAAGTATCTGTTCTTCTGGGGGCACCAGCCCGAGCGGGACGGCAGTGTGGGCTCCGGTTGTCTCAGCCAGTGGTGGCCGGCCCGGTTCACCGCTGACGGGCACAGTTTTGCCAGCGCCGAGCATTACATGATGTGGCGCAAGGCGACGCTGTTCGGTGACGACGCCATGGCCGCGCGCATCCTGGCCGCGCCGCACCCCAAGGTGGCGAAGGCGCTGGGCGGACGGGTGACGCCTTTCCGGCAGCCGGAGTGGGACGAGCACCGCTACCAGATCGTCGTGGCCGGCAATCTGGCCAAGTTCGGGCAGGACGACGAGTTGCGCGACTATCTGCTCACGACCGGCGAGCGGGTGCTGGTCGAGGCGAGCCCGCTCGACCGTATCTGGGGCATCGGGCTGGGCCGGGACGACCCGCGCGCGGCCGATCCGCGCCGCTGGCGGGGCACCAACCTGCTCGGGTTCGCGCTGATGGACGTCCGGGAGAGTTTGCGGGGTCAGTAG